One Egibacteraceae bacterium genomic window carries:
- a CDS encoding NADH-quinone oxidoreductase subunit D gives MSDTTRPGSQVEPHREYTVVSGEWQDLPDAVPEDLMIINMGPQHPSTHGVLRMVLTLDGETVVDNQPVIGYLHTGIEKNAEYRPWVLGVTFVTRMDYLSPLFNELGYCMAVERLLGIADEVPERAQAIRVILTELNRVSSHLVWLATSGMELGAVSAMIYGFRERETILDLLEFVTGLRMNHAYIRPGGVSQDVPTDFADRVRQVLVDMPKRIDELEDLLSQNPIWLERNVGVGILDAEECLDLGVTGPMLRSAGVAHDLRKAAPYCGIEQYDFDVPTADTSDAYGRYVVRIAEMRESLRIVEQALDRLPEGPVMVADKKIAWPAQLGLGPDGLGNTKAYVDRIMGQSMEALIHHFKLVTEGFVVPPGQVYTALESPRGELGYHVTSDGTNKPYRVRVRDPSYIHIGTLPHLTRGLLISDVIAAVASIDPVMGGVDR, from the coding sequence ATGAGCGACACGACCCGACCGGGCTCGCAGGTTGAGCCCCACCGCGAGTACACCGTCGTCTCCGGTGAGTGGCAGGACCTGCCCGACGCCGTCCCCGAAGACCTGATGATCATCAACATGGGACCCCAGCACCCGTCCACCCACGGCGTGCTGCGGATGGTGCTGACCCTCGACGGGGAGACCGTCGTCGACAACCAGCCGGTGATCGGCTACCTGCACACCGGCATCGAGAAGAACGCCGAGTACCGCCCGTGGGTCCTCGGCGTCACGTTCGTCACCCGCATGGACTACCTCTCGCCGCTGTTCAACGAGCTCGGCTACTGCATGGCCGTGGAGCGCCTGCTTGGCATCGCCGACGAGGTCCCCGAGCGGGCGCAGGCCATCCGCGTGATCCTGACCGAGCTCAACCGCGTGTCCAGCCACCTCGTGTGGCTGGCGACGTCGGGGATGGAGCTCGGCGCGGTCAGCGCGATGATCTACGGGTTCCGCGAGCGCGAGACGATCCTGGACCTCCTGGAGTTCGTGACCGGGCTGCGGATGAACCATGCCTACATCCGCCCGGGGGGGGTGTCCCAGGACGTGCCCACCGACTTCGCCGACCGGGTGCGCCAGGTGCTCGTGGACATGCCCAAGCGCATCGACGAGCTCGAGGACCTGCTGAGCCAGAACCCCATCTGGCTCGAGCGCAACGTCGGCGTGGGCATCCTGGACGCCGAGGAGTGCCTGGACCTCGGCGTGACCGGCCCGATGCTGCGCAGCGCCGGCGTCGCGCACGACCTGCGCAAGGCCGCGCCCTACTGCGGGATCGAGCAGTACGACTTCGACGTGCCCACCGCGGACACGAGCGACGCGTACGGGCGCTACGTCGTGCGCATCGCGGAGATGCGCGAGTCCCTGCGGATCGTCGAGCAGGCCCTCGACCGGCTGCCCGAGGGGCCCGTCATGGTCGCCGACAAGAAGATCGCGTGGCCGGCCCAGCTGGGCCTCGGCCCCGACGGCCTGGGCAACACCAAGGCGTACGTCGACCGGATCATGGGCCAGTCGATGGAGGCCCTGATCCACCACTTCAAGCTGGTCACCGAGGGCTTCGTCGTCCCGCCCGGGCAGGTCTACACCGCCCTGGAGTCCCCGCGCGGCGAGCTCGGCTACCACGTCACCTCCGACGGCACGAACAAGCCCTACCGCGTGCGCGTGCGCGACCCCTCCTACATCCACATCGGCACGCTGCCGCACCTCACGCGGGGGCTGCTGATCTCCGACGTGATCGCGGCCGTGGCGAGCATCGACCCGGTGATGGGCGGGGTGGACCGATGA
- the ndhC gene encoding NADH-quinone oxidoreductase subunit A produces MLADYLPLLILFALAFGFVGVSLAVSSRLGPDQPNPTKEAAYESGIIPEAETNVRGSRFPVKFYLVAMLFIIFDVEAIFLFPWAVVLRDLGWYGFGVMAVFVALLFESYYYVLRRGGLEWD; encoded by the coding sequence ATGCTCGCCGACTACCTGCCCCTGCTGATCCTGTTCGCCCTGGCGTTCGGGTTCGTCGGCGTGTCGCTGGCCGTGTCCAGCCGTCTGGGGCCGGACCAGCCCAACCCCACCAAGGAAGCCGCCTACGAGTCCGGCATCATCCCGGAGGCCGAGACCAACGTGCGCGGCAGCCGCTTCCCGGTGAAGTTCTACCTGGTGGCGATGCTGTTCATCATCTTCGACGTCGAGGCGATCTTTCTGTTCCCCTGGGCGGTGGTCCTGCGCGACCTCGGCTGGTACGGATTCGGGGTGATGGCGGTCTTCGTGGCGTTGCTGTTCGAGAGCTACTACTACGTCCTCCGCCGAGGAGGCCTTGAATGGGACTAG
- the nuoF gene encoding NADH-quinone oxidoreductase subunit NuoF: MSAPVSVLTQRFEVEDAHTMDGYLRTDGYAALRRAMETRPTDLVQMVKDAGLRGRGGAGFPTGVKWGFVPKDSGKPVYLVVNADEGEPGTFKDRELMERDPHQLLEGMVIAAWALRSSRAFIFLRGEYLWSGIRLEEAIAEAYREGYLGKDILGSGLDFDVTLHYSAGAYICGEETALLDGLEGRRGQPRLRPPFPAVAGLYACPTVVNNVETIMNVPHIVANGVDWYRSMGTEKSPGPKVFCVSGEVVRPGNFEWPMGTPARQILEESCGGMLPGRTLKFWAPGGSSTPLLTADHIDVGMDFESMTEAGSMLGTTAMMMYSDATSVVEACLNWMRFYEHESCGKCTPCREGTFWLSQVLERILEGRGVPADIETLQQACEQIFGRAFCALGDGATSSIFSGLKYFRDEFEHLVEHGRLPDGVSTDHAGVVTDNSGRHRPTLFGVA; the protein is encoded by the coding sequence ATGAGCGCACCGGTGAGCGTGCTGACGCAGCGCTTCGAGGTGGAGGACGCCCACACCATGGACGGCTACCTGCGCACCGACGGGTACGCCGCGCTGCGCCGTGCCATGGAGACGCGCCCCACCGACCTCGTGCAGATGGTCAAGGACGCGGGCCTGCGCGGTCGCGGGGGCGCGGGCTTTCCGACGGGGGTCAAGTGGGGCTTCGTCCCGAAGGACAGCGGCAAGCCGGTGTACCTGGTCGTCAACGCCGACGAAGGGGAGCCGGGCACGTTCAAGGACCGCGAGCTGATGGAGCGCGACCCCCACCAGCTGCTCGAGGGCATGGTCATCGCGGCGTGGGCGCTGCGCAGCAGCCGGGCGTTCATCTTCCTGCGCGGGGAGTACCTGTGGTCGGGCATCCGCCTGGAGGAGGCGATCGCGGAGGCCTACCGCGAGGGCTACCTCGGCAAGGACATCCTCGGCAGCGGCCTGGACTTCGACGTCACCCTGCACTACTCGGCGGGCGCGTACATCTGCGGTGAGGAGACCGCCCTGCTCGACGGTCTGGAAGGTCGCCGCGGGCAGCCGCGGCTGCGTCCCCCGTTCCCGGCGGTGGCGGGGCTGTACGCCTGCCCGACGGTGGTCAACAACGTCGAGACCATCATGAACGTCCCGCACATCGTGGCCAACGGCGTCGACTGGTACCGCTCGATGGGCACCGAGAAGTCCCCCGGCCCCAAGGTGTTCTGCGTGTCGGGCGAGGTCGTGCGGCCGGGCAACTTCGAGTGGCCGATGGGCACGCCGGCCCGCCAGATCCTGGAGGAGTCGTGCGGGGGGATGCTGCCGGGCCGGACCCTGAAGTTCTGGGCACCGGGCGGCTCGTCGACCCCGCTGCTCACCGCCGACCACATCGACGTGGGCATGGACTTCGAGTCCATGACCGAGGCCGGCTCGATGCTCGGGACCACCGCGATGATGATGTACTCGGACGCCACCAGCGTGGTCGAGGCCTGCCTCAACTGGATGCGCTTCTACGAGCACGAGTCGTGCGGCAAGTGCACCCCCTGCCGCGAGGGCACCTTCTGGTTGTCCCAGGTGCTCGAGCGCATCCTTGAGGGCCGGGGCGTGCCGGCCGACATCGAGACCCTCCAGCAGGCGTGCGAGCAGATCTTCGGCCGGGCGTTCTGCGCCCTCGGCGACGGGGCGACCAGCTCGATCTTCTCCGGCCTGAAGTACTTCCGCGACGAGTTCGAGCACCTCGTCGAGCACGGCCGCCTCCCCGACGGGGTCAGCACGGACCACGCGGGTGTCGTCACCGACAACAGCGGCCGTCACCGCCCCACCCTCTTCGGAGTCGCCTGA
- a CDS encoding NADH-quinone oxidoreductase subunit G: protein MPAPDDITLTIDGTEITVPVGTLVIRAAEQLGITVPRFCDHPLLDPIGACRQCMVEVEGQRKPFTACTTQCTEGMVVSTHMTSDVAAAAQQAQLEFLLINHPLDCPQCDKGGECPLQDQTLAHGPPDSRMLDRKRRYDKPVPISAQVALDRERCVLCARCTRFSDQISGDPFIELFERGALEQVAIYEDEPYDSYFSGNVVQICPVGALTAASYRFKARPFDLRTTEGVCNQCSAGCNLRVDVRRGEIQRQLARDNMAVNESWNCDKGRFGFEFVAHDDRLRQPAVRDRNGTLQPTSWMTALRHAADGLTAAADAGGPAAVGVVTGGRVTDEDAYAISRFARDALHTDNVDFRMRPRTGDEREVLGAVAGTVGPTYDDVEAADVVVVAGLDPEEEVPILHLRLRKAWRRRQQRVVVVGPTLGSLGELAWRWVRTGVGEEAGVLAHLNAGGEPAELPDLTDVEGALAAAPRVVVLAGERLAASPGALPAAARLAADNGFAFAWVPRRNNARGAVDAGLLPGLLPGGRRRADPGPVADAWERTPAADGLDTRAMLEAAAAGDLRALYLVGVDPARDFEDPALARRALERVETLIVQDLLPTETARMADIVLPAQAPQERIGSFTTWEGRRQPFPQAVPAQGLAQQDWDILRQVARVLGRDFGWETPDDVRREAAPLMTIDDPAAQRLARVSAPSPAPPPPADTPPDPDSLGVVAVDPLLGAGDMLLGADALNATARPASVWVNESDARRLGIDHGQPTAVVGPGGRLELPATVTESVTAGAVVLQGNAGAATASTLRDPDGPAEAPLRVRVEPIRQPADVKPGGGA from the coding sequence ATGCCCGCCCCAGACGACATCACGCTGACGATCGACGGCACCGAGATCACCGTGCCGGTCGGCACGCTGGTGATCCGCGCGGCCGAGCAGCTCGGCATCACGGTGCCGCGCTTCTGCGACCACCCGCTGCTGGACCCCATCGGCGCCTGCCGGCAGTGCATGGTCGAGGTCGAGGGCCAGCGCAAGCCGTTCACCGCGTGCACCACCCAGTGCACCGAGGGCATGGTCGTCAGCACGCACATGACCTCCGACGTGGCCGCGGCGGCCCAGCAGGCGCAGCTGGAGTTCCTGCTCATCAACCACCCGCTCGACTGCCCGCAGTGCGACAAGGGCGGCGAATGCCCCCTGCAGGACCAGACGCTGGCCCACGGCCCGCCCGACTCCCGGATGCTCGACCGCAAGCGCCGCTACGACAAGCCGGTCCCCATCTCGGCACAGGTGGCGCTGGACCGCGAGCGGTGCGTGCTGTGCGCCCGCTGCACGCGCTTCTCCGACCAGATCTCCGGCGACCCGTTCATCGAGCTGTTCGAACGGGGCGCGCTCGAGCAGGTCGCGATCTACGAGGACGAGCCCTACGACAGCTACTTCTCGGGCAACGTCGTGCAGATCTGCCCGGTCGGCGCCCTGACCGCGGCGAGCTACCGCTTCAAGGCCCGTCCGTTCGACCTGCGCACGACCGAGGGCGTGTGCAACCAGTGCAGCGCCGGCTGCAACCTGCGCGTGGACGTCCGGCGCGGCGAGATCCAGCGGCAGCTGGCGCGCGACAACATGGCCGTGAACGAGTCGTGGAACTGCGACAAGGGGCGCTTCGGGTTCGAGTTCGTCGCCCACGACGACCGGCTGCGCCAGCCGGCGGTGCGTGACCGCAACGGCACGCTGCAGCCCACGTCCTGGATGACCGCCCTGCGCCACGCCGCCGACGGCCTCACCGCGGCGGCCGACGCCGGCGGACCCGCCGCGGTGGGTGTGGTGACCGGGGGGCGCGTCACCGACGAGGACGCCTACGCCATCAGCCGGTTCGCCCGCGACGCCCTGCACACCGACAACGTGGACTTCCGGATGCGCCCGCGCACCGGCGACGAGCGCGAGGTGCTGGGAGCGGTCGCCGGCACGGTGGGGCCCACCTACGACGACGTGGAGGCCGCCGACGTCGTCGTCGTGGCGGGACTGGACCCCGAGGAGGAGGTGCCGATCCTGCACCTGCGGCTGCGCAAGGCGTGGCGCAGGCGCCAGCAGCGCGTCGTGGTGGTCGGTCCCACGCTCGGCTCCCTGGGCGAGCTCGCCTGGCGCTGGGTGCGCACCGGGGTGGGGGAGGAGGCCGGCGTGCTCGCCCACCTCAACGCCGGCGGCGAGCCGGCCGAGCTGCCCGACCTGACCGACGTGGAGGGCGCGCTCGCGGCCGCGCCCCGGGTGGTGGTCCTCGCCGGCGAGCGTCTGGCCGCCTCGCCCGGCGCCCTGCCCGCCGCGGCGCGGCTGGCCGCGGACAACGGGTTCGCCTTCGCGTGGGTGCCGCGGCGCAACAACGCCCGCGGGGCGGTCGACGCCGGCCTGCTGCCCGGCCTCCTGCCGGGCGGGCGTCGGCGTGCCGACCCCGGCCCGGTCGCCGACGCGTGGGAGCGCACACCCGCCGCGGACGGCCTCGACACCCGCGCGATGCTGGAGGCGGCTGCGGCCGGCGACCTGCGGGCCCTGTACCTCGTGGGCGTGGACCCGGCACGCGACTTCGAGGACCCGGCCCTGGCCCGCCGCGCGCTGGAGCGCGTCGAGACCCTGATCGTGCAGGACCTGCTGCCGACCGAGACCGCGCGCATGGCCGACATCGTGCTGCCCGCCCAGGCGCCGCAGGAGCGCATCGGCTCCTTCACCACGTGGGAGGGTCGACGCCAGCCGTTCCCGCAGGCGGTGCCGGCCCAGGGGCTGGCTCAGCAGGACTGGGACATCCTGCGTCAGGTCGCCCGCGTGCTCGGTCGCGACTTCGGGTGGGAGACCCCCGACGACGTCCGCCGCGAGGCGGCGCCCCTGATGACGATCGACGACCCCGCCGCCCAGCGGTTGGCCCGCGTGTCGGCCCCGTCGCCGGCGCCGCCACCCCCGGCCGACACGCCCCCCGACCCCGACAGCCTCGGCGTGGTCGCGGTGGACCCCCTGCTCGGCGCGGGGGACATGCTGCTCGGTGCCGATGCGCTGAACGCGACGGCCCGGCCCGCCTCGGTGTGGGTCAACGAGTCCGACGCCCGGCGACTGGGCATCGACCACGGTCAGCCGACCGCGGTGGTGGGGCCCGGCGGCCGTCTGGAGCTGCCGGCCACGGTGACCGAGTCCGTCACCGCCGGGGCGGTGGTGCTGCAAGGCAACGCCGGTGCGGCGACGGCCAGCACCCTGCGCGACCCGGACGGTCCCGCGGAGGCGCCGCTGCGGGTCCGGGTCGAACCCATCCGCCAGCCGGCCGACGTCAAGCCGGGCGGGGGGGCGTGA
- a CDS encoding AAA family ATPase — protein sequence MIDSIRIQGYRSVRLVRLRLDPVTVVAGKNGTGKTNLYRALRLFQHAAAGTLARAITGEGGMESVLWAGDEKKGAKRRVAIEAHLDDFAYTLELGLPPADETSAFDLDPEVKLERISVQGSTIAERKGASATVRDSEGRAVTFPFALWSGESMLSQIADPERFPALPALRDHFLGWRFYHHFPTDADAPARRAMVRVRTPVLAADGHDLASALRTIVEIGDTERLVAAVDRAFPGCRLHLDGSTIALTTPGLRRPLAAPELSDGTFRYLYLLAALLTPRPPGLLAFNEPETSLHPGLLRPLAELVAAVPQPCQVWLTTHALPLAEAAATLAGIALIHLDRQDGTTVVRGQGLLDRL from the coding sequence GTGATCGACTCGATCCGCATCCAGGGCTACCGCTCCGTCCGCCTTGTCCGCCTGCGCCTTGACCCGGTCACGGTCGTGGCCGGCAAGAACGGGACCGGCAAGACCAACCTGTACCGGGCGCTGCGCCTGTTCCAACACGCCGCGGCAGGGACCCTGGCGCGGGCGATCACCGGTGAGGGCGGCATGGAGTCGGTGCTGTGGGCGGGAGACGAGAAGAAGGGGGCCAAGCGACGGGTGGCCATCGAGGCGCACCTGGACGACTTCGCGTACACGCTGGAGCTGGGCTTGCCGCCTGCGGACGAGACCAGCGCGTTCGACCTGGACCCGGAGGTGAAGCTCGAGCGCATCAGCGTGCAGGGCAGCACCATCGCGGAGCGCAAGGGGGCCTCGGCGACCGTGCGTGACAGCGAGGGGCGCGCGGTCACGTTCCCGTTCGCCCTGTGGTCGGGAGAATCGATGCTCAGCCAGATCGCCGACCCCGAGCGGTTCCCCGCCCTGCCGGCGCTGCGCGACCACTTCTTGGGCTGGCGCTTCTACCACCACTTCCCCACCGACGCGGACGCCCCGGCGCGCCGGGCGATGGTGCGGGTGCGCACGCCGGTGCTGGCGGCCGACGGGCATGACCTGGCCAGCGCCTTGCGCACGATCGTCGAGATCGGTGACACCGAGAGGCTGGTCGCCGCCGTCGACCGCGCATTTCCTGGCTGTCGGCTGCACCTTGACGGCAGCACCATCGCGCTGACGACGCCTGGCCTTCGCCGTCCGCTTGCCGCGCCGGAGCTGTCCGACGGCACGTTTCGCTACCTCTACCTCCTGGCGGCGCTCCTGACGCCGCGACCGCCCGGCCTGCTCGCGTTCAACGAGCCCGAGACGAGCCTGCATCCTGGCCTCCTGCGACCGCTCGCCGAGCTGGTCGCCGCCGTCCCCCAACCCTGTCAGGTCTGGCTCACCACCCACGCGTTGCCACTGGCCGAGGCAGCCGCCACGCTCGCCGGAATTGCGCTGATCCACCTCGACCGCCAAGACGGCACGACCGTCGTGCGCGGTCAGGGTCTGCTCGACCGGCTGTAG
- a CDS encoding NAD(P)H-dependent oxidoreductase subunit E, with protein MFSPEMREKALELVGRYPVGRSALLPLLHLVQEGDGYISADGVAECAELLGLTKAEVGAVATFYTMYKREPMGEHLVSVCTNFSCKVRGGQEVFDRLAAKLGVAHNGTTADGAFTLEHAECLGNCEGAPVVTVDYLNYECVSADGAEDLVDRIAAGDVPPPTRGMIPPGVRSVQYRLAGLGPRDPVTPGVASDQARADDGAVPVPDAGPGVEPVTVEPSLSEADVAERESARRQVRDAGYGDEALEGEAGPQSREFPTRPQEGQPAIDDPTESGPRHDDEERGT; from the coding sequence GTGTTCAGTCCTGAGATGCGGGAGAAGGCGCTGGAGCTCGTCGGGCGGTACCCCGTCGGGCGCAGTGCGCTGCTGCCGTTGCTGCACCTCGTGCAGGAAGGCGACGGCTACATCTCGGCCGACGGGGTCGCCGAGTGCGCCGAGCTGCTCGGGCTGACCAAGGCCGAGGTCGGCGCGGTGGCGACCTTCTACACGATGTACAAGCGCGAGCCGATGGGCGAGCACCTCGTGAGTGTCTGCACGAACTTCTCGTGCAAGGTCCGGGGCGGGCAGGAGGTCTTCGACCGCCTGGCGGCCAAGCTCGGCGTCGCCCACAACGGCACCACCGCCGATGGGGCGTTCACCCTCGAGCACGCGGAGTGCCTCGGCAACTGCGAGGGGGCGCCGGTGGTCACCGTCGACTACCTGAACTACGAGTGCGTCTCCGCCGACGGCGCCGAGGACCTCGTCGATCGCATCGCCGCCGGTGACGTGCCGCCGCCCACCCGCGGCATGATCCCGCCCGGGGTGCGCTCCGTGCAGTACCGTCTGGCGGGCCTCGGACCGCGCGACCCCGTCACGCCGGGCGTGGCGAGCGATCAGGCCCGTGCCGACGACGGTGCCGTCCCGGTGCCCGACGCCGGACCGGGCGTCGAGCCCGTCACCGTCGAGCCCTCCCTGTCAGAAGCCGATGTCGCCGAGCGCGAGTCGGCGCGCCGCCAGGTCCGTGACGCCGGCTACGGCGACGAGGCCCTCGAGGGCGAGGCCGGCCCCCAGTCCCGCGAGTTCCCGACCCGACCCCAGGAAGGCCAGCCGGCCATCGACGACCCGACCGAGAGCGGACCACGCCACGACGACGAGGAGCGCGGCACATGA
- a CDS encoding geranylgeranyl reductase family protein translates to MTSHAPGGVTHADAVVVGAGPGGSAAATFLAEAGHDVALLEKEHFPRDKVCGDGLTPRAVKALRMLGLHEEAEGAPEGWDRQQGLRMYGGKVVLDLPWPEFGDWPSHSLTATRALFDETLARHAEKSGAQLWEDTEVTGPVYLSGANQRVAGVTYTRTDPVTGTATSGTIRAPVVVAADGGSSRFAVQLGLHRDVSRPMGVAVRAYYRAARPPIGMMEGFLDLERDGELLPGYGWIFPLDDGLLNIGWGLLNTSEHFRSTNYRKTLDEWVGGFPQRWGIGKDTMVGKPRSAGLPMGHNRLPALYKGVLLVGDAAGMVNPFNGEGISYAIEAAAFAAEAADTALAARSDAPLAAYERDVAAAWGSYYGMGRMFVDLMGHPRVMRFCVDFGMPRREIMRMVFRLMAHLTNAPSRDATDRVIHALERVVPAR, encoded by the coding sequence ATGACGTCGCACGCTCCGGGTGGCGTGACCCATGCCGACGCCGTCGTCGTCGGTGCCGGACCCGGCGGGTCCGCCGCCGCCACGTTCCTGGCCGAGGCCGGCCATGACGTCGCGCTGCTCGAGAAGGAGCACTTCCCCCGGGACAAGGTCTGCGGGGACGGGCTCACCCCCCGCGCGGTCAAGGCGCTACGCATGCTCGGCCTGCACGAGGAGGCGGAGGGCGCACCCGAGGGCTGGGACCGCCAACAGGGGCTGCGCATGTACGGCGGGAAGGTCGTGCTGGACCTGCCGTGGCCCGAGTTCGGCGACTGGCCGTCCCACTCGCTGACCGCCACCCGCGCGCTGTTCGACGAGACGCTGGCCCGCCACGCCGAGAAGTCCGGGGCGCAGCTGTGGGAGGACACCGAGGTCACCGGCCCGGTGTACCTGTCGGGCGCCAACCAGCGGGTCGCGGGCGTCACCTACACCCGCACCGACCCCGTCACGGGCACGGCGACCAGCGGCACCATCCGGGCACCCGTGGTGGTGGCCGCCGACGGCGGCTCCTCGCGGTTCGCGGTGCAGCTCGGCCTCCACCGCGACGTGAGCCGGCCGATGGGCGTGGCCGTGCGGGCCTACTACCGGGCCGCGCGCCCGCCCATCGGGATGATGGAGGGGTTCCTCGACCTGGAGCGCGACGGCGAGCTGCTGCCCGGCTACGGGTGGATCTTCCCGCTGGACGACGGCCTGCTGAACATCGGCTGGGGCCTGCTGAACACCTCCGAGCACTTCCGCTCGACCAACTACCGCAAGACGCTCGACGAGTGGGTCGGGGGCTTCCCGCAACGCTGGGGAATCGGCAAGGACACGATGGTCGGCAAGCCCCGCAGCGCGGGGCTGCCGATGGGCCACAACCGCCTGCCGGCCCTCTACAAGGGCGTGCTCCTGGTGGGGGACGCCGCCGGGATGGTCAACCCCTTCAACGGGGAGGGCATCAGCTACGCGATCGAAGCCGCCGCGTTCGCCGCCGAGGCCGCCGACACCGCGCTCGCGGCGCGCTCCGACGCCCCGCTCGCCGCCTACGAGCGCGACGTCGCCGCCGCGTGGGGCAGCTACTACGGCATGGGACGCATGTTCGTGGACCTGATGGGGCATCCGAGGGTCATGCGGTTCTGCGTGGACTTCGGGATGCCTCGTCGCGAGATCATGCGCATGGTGTTCCGCCTGATGGCCCATCTCACCAACGCCCCGTCCCGCGACGCCACCGACCGGGTGATCCACGCACTGGAACGGGTGGTGCCCGCCCGATGA
- a CDS encoding NADH-quinone oxidoreductase subunit B family protein, giving the protein MGLESKLPSGILLTSVEKFVNWSRAGSMWPATFGLACCAIEMMSTGAAHYDLARFGMEVFRASPRQADLMIVAGRVSQKMAPIVRNLYDQMADPKWVLSMGVCASSGGMFNNYAIVQGVDHVVPVDMYVPGCPPRPEMLMDGIVKLHEKIKAEQFVERPRRGESMEDYRKRTGWIDPDPAEGGVSLAQQRPQ; this is encoded by the coding sequence ATGGGACTAGAGAGCAAGCTGCCGAGCGGGATCCTGCTCACCAGCGTCGAGAAGTTCGTGAACTGGTCCCGCGCCGGATCGATGTGGCCGGCGACGTTCGGCCTGGCCTGCTGCGCCATCGAGATGATGTCGACCGGCGCCGCCCACTACGACCTCGCACGCTTCGGCATGGAGGTGTTCCGGGCGTCCCCCCGCCAGGCCGACCTCATGATCGTGGCCGGCCGGGTGAGCCAGAAGATGGCCCCGATCGTGCGCAACCTCTACGACCAGATGGCGGACCCGAAGTGGGTGCTGTCCATGGGGGTCTGCGCCTCCAGCGGCGGCATGTTCAACAACTACGCGATCGTGCAGGGCGTGGACCACGTGGTGCCCGTGGACATGTACGTCCCGGGCTGCCCGCCCCGCCCGGAGATGCTGATGGACGGCATCGTGAAGCTGCACGAGAAGATCAAGGCCGAGCAGTTCGTCGAGCGGCCCCGCAGGGGCGAGTCGATGGAGGACTACCGCAAGCGCACCGGGTGGATCGACCCGGATCCCGCCGAGGGCGGGGTCTCCCTGGCGCAGCAGAGGCCGCAATGA
- a CDS encoding NADH-quinone oxidoreductase subunit C, producing the protein MSDNPRMSHPDSAAGERAHIIEDAIVAQLSEELAAVRDRIVAAYPDLQVAGFRGELTLVAQPAQVPEVLRFCRDDPAVSCELLADLSGVHWPGGTFRRPAQETTGWPAYAETVEHGRIEIDYILYSVTHNHRLRVRVFLPDEDPTIASVTPLYASADMMEREAYDFFGVDFQGHPNLTRVLMPDDWEGHPHRKDYPLGGVDVQYKGATIPPPDQRQY; encoded by the coding sequence ATGAGCGACAACCCCCGCATGAGCCACCCCGACAGCGCCGCCGGGGAGCGCGCCCATATCATCGAGGACGCGATCGTGGCGCAGCTCTCCGAGGAGCTCGCCGCCGTGCGCGACCGCATCGTCGCGGCGTACCCGGACCTGCAGGTCGCCGGGTTCCGCGGCGAGCTCACCCTGGTCGCCCAGCCCGCGCAGGTGCCCGAGGTGCTGCGCTTCTGCCGCGACGACCCCGCGGTGTCCTGCGAGCTGCTCGCCGACCTGTCGGGGGTGCACTGGCCCGGCGGGACCTTCCGGCGTCCCGCCCAGGAGACGACCGGGTGGCCCGCCTACGCCGAGACCGTCGAGCATGGCCGCATCGAGATCGACTACATCCTCTACTCGGTCACCCACAACCACCGCCTGCGCGTGCGGGTGTTCCTGCCCGACGAGGACCCGACGATCGCGAGCGTGACCCCCCTGTACGCCTCGGCCGACATGATGGAGCGCGAGGCCTACGACTTCTTCGGTGTGGACTTCCAGGGCCACCCCAACCTCACCCGGGTGCTGATGCCCGACGACTGGGAGGGCCACCCCCACCGCAAGGACTACCCGCTCGGCGGCGTCGATGTCCAGTACAAGGGCGCCACCATCCCCCCACCCGACCAGCGTCAGTACTAG